From Sporosarcina sp. Te-1, the proteins below share one genomic window:
- a CDS encoding amidohydrolase family protein gives MDVPKNFILKNATIIDVENGTSFKGAIEVNHGHIQSVFVEDSDLPQGTETINVEGKYIIPGLIDMHCHIREDFAGHFVASGVTTVRNTAGNVFQLKKLIESPIDAPTPRVYSADRMIDGPPGLWGPTSYGNFVTDDPVEGRREVQRQKDAGAQFIKVYGWISKEVMEAVVSEADKLGLEVSCDLIHSSQINALDAAKLGVKWFEHASGFIQAIYPDWYPLAEQEIWDEIDWERPDKKKIKDLCMHMIQYNVNLCPTLTIFDQIVQMPSYWHPSNAVTETVDREGGLKDLWLTMSKKDMVEAWKKQLGSQIQFIKYIAKIYHELGGTVVTGTDTPGGVWTWPGMALHRELELFVEIGFTEMEAIQAATIKAAKSIHMKDIGVIKEGTIADMVILNQNPLEDIQHTRDIDRIIKGGRMYTQEEILGRIPTKEYLDREQEKFLAEYEKMSV, from the coding sequence ATGGACGTACCAAAGAATTTTATCTTGAAGAATGCCACCATTATTGACGTGGAAAATGGGACATCTTTTAAAGGGGCTATTGAGGTAAACCATGGACACATTCAAAGTGTTTTTGTTGAAGACAGCGATTTACCACAGGGAACTGAAACGATTAATGTAGAAGGGAAATACATTATTCCCGGTTTAATTGACATGCACTGTCACATTAGAGAAGACTTTGCAGGGCACTTTGTTGCCTCGGGAGTGACCACCGTTCGAAATACGGCAGGGAATGTATTTCAATTAAAAAAACTAATTGAATCACCTATTGACGCACCAACACCGAGGGTATATTCCGCAGATCGGATGATCGATGGACCGCCTGGATTATGGGGGCCCACAAGCTACGGGAATTTTGTCACTGATGATCCCGTGGAGGGGAGACGGGAAGTGCAAAGACAAAAAGATGCAGGCGCACAATTCATTAAGGTGTATGGATGGATTTCCAAAGAGGTGATGGAAGCCGTTGTGTCAGAAGCAGACAAATTGGGACTCGAGGTAAGCTGTGATTTAATTCATTCCTCACAAATAAACGCGCTGGATGCGGCGAAATTAGGTGTGAAATGGTTTGAGCATGCATCGGGTTTCATCCAAGCCATTTATCCGGATTGGTACCCGCTGGCGGAACAGGAAATCTGGGATGAAATTGACTGGGAGCGTCCGGACAAGAAAAAAATAAAAGACTTATGTATGCATATGATCCAGTATAATGTAAACCTTTGTCCCACTTTAACTATATTTGACCAGATTGTTCAAATGCCTTCGTATTGGCATCCGTCAAATGCCGTAACGGAAACGGTTGACAGGGAAGGCGGTCTTAAAGATTTATGGCTGACAATGTCCAAAAAGGATATGGTGGAAGCATGGAAAAAACAGTTGGGGAGCCAAATTCAATTTATTAAATACATTGCAAAAATCTATCATGAATTGGGGGGGACGGTTGTAACCGGAACAGACACACCGGGTGGCGTTTGGACATGGCCTGGGATGGCACTGCACCGAGAGCTGGAACTGTTTGTCGAAATTGGGTTCACGGAAATGGAAGCAATACAGGCAGCGACAATTAAAGCAGCGAAATCCATTCATATGAAGGACATTGGGGTAATTAAGGAAGGTACCATTGCCGATATGGTCATTTTAAATCAAAATCCTTTGGAGGATATTCAACATACTCGGGATATTGATCGGATCATTAAAGGTGGGCGTATGTACACACAGGAGGAAATACTGGGGCGAATTCCGACTAAAGAATACTTGGACAGAGAGCAGGAGAAATTTTTGGCTGAGTATGAAAAAATGAGCGTCTAA
- a CDS encoding helix-turn-helix domain-containing protein, producing the protein MKKYGVTVRKIREQKGYTLQQLSSGILSVSFLSKFERGESDISLGHMSHLLEKLFLTFEEFFYLHEGVGLEQIEYFFDKAREAYVNRDLEQLRQLREVALDKWETHDLETFRCSTLMLDVYEGIISNQMINSSEDTLDFLYTYLFDVEVWGYYELRLYNSTMFLMPPEMIMKLSKIVFEKSQRYRNFKEINKVIIAILMNTLTYLLAGSTLYVEQYKVFLGYLESLNIPEDDLYTRNSLLQIKGNYEIKIGNREKGIEMVKKAISIYTDLGSRELAATAENYLRIVLGQT; encoded by the coding sequence ATGAAAAAATATGGAGTAACAGTGAGAAAGATTCGGGAACAAAAAGGATATACGTTGCAGCAGTTGTCTTCAGGCATTTTATCTGTATCCTTTTTATCAAAATTTGAGCGCGGCGAATCGGATATTTCGCTTGGCCACATGTCCCATCTTTTAGAGAAGCTCTTCCTCACATTTGAAGAATTTTTTTATCTTCATGAGGGTGTTGGCCTCGAGCAGATAGAATATTTTTTTGACAAGGCACGCGAGGCATATGTCAATCGGGACTTGGAGCAGTTAAGACAGCTAAGAGAAGTAGCACTTGATAAGTGGGAAACCCACGACTTGGAAACATTTCGTTGCAGTACGTTAATGTTGGATGTATACGAAGGCATCATAAGCAATCAAATGATTAATTCTAGCGAGGATACTCTTGATTTTTTATATACCTATCTTTTTGACGTAGAAGTTTGGGGATATTATGAGTTGAGATTGTATAATTCTACGATGTTTCTTATGCCGCCCGAAATGATTATGAAACTTTCTAAGATTGTCTTTGAAAAGAGCCAGCGATATAGGAATTTTAAGGAAATCAATAAAGTGATTATCGCCATTCTCATGAATACACTTACATATTTGCTTGCTGGATCGACACTTTATGTGGAACAATACAAAGTTTTCTTGGGTTATTTGGAAAGCTTGAATATCCCGGAAGATGATCTTTACACAAGAAATTCACTGTTGCAAATAAAAGGAAACTATGAAATTAAAATCGGCAATCGAGAAAAAGGCATAGAAATGGTCAAAAAAGCTATTTCTATTTACACCGATCTGGGATCAAGAGAACTTGCAGCTACCGCCGAAAATTATTTACGAATTGTGTTGGGTCAAACATAG
- a CDS encoding energy-coupling factor transporter transmembrane protein EcfT → MKQALHKMNPSVKFLLITLCMLTLAFFFNPWTPLICWVGVILLQLCFSSIDWKKWLLFMIPFIIMSFGYFWTTIVFAEERTGAVVWSVFHYDITKTQLDHALSLSFRVLAFAGLSLLFAFTTDPTKFILSLMQQLKLSPKIAYSILVGYQFLPVMKEEFVLIQQAHRLRGAVRDRNTLVRLWNMRRILLPMLAGAVRKAERSAFAMEARGFTGERRLAFYHVVGIGRTDVVMSALFILNILIGCTVIYWL, encoded by the coding sequence ATGAAGCAAGCTTTGCATAAGATGAACCCTTCAGTGAAATTTCTATTGATTACACTTTGCATGCTCACGTTAGCGTTCTTCTTTAATCCGTGGACTCCATTGATCTGCTGGGTTGGCGTGATTCTTCTTCAACTGTGCTTCAGCTCAATTGATTGGAAAAAATGGTTGTTGTTCATGATTCCTTTTATCATTATGTCGTTCGGCTATTTCTGGACGACGATCGTTTTTGCAGAGGAGCGGACAGGTGCTGTTGTTTGGTCTGTATTTCATTATGACATCACGAAAACGCAACTGGACCATGCGCTGTCCCTCAGCTTCCGGGTGCTGGCATTTGCCGGACTCTCGCTGCTCTTCGCCTTTACAACTGATCCGACAAAGTTCATTCTGAGTCTCATGCAACAATTGAAGCTTTCTCCGAAAATCGCTTACAGCATTCTCGTCGGTTATCAATTTCTGCCCGTCATGAAAGAGGAATTCGTCCTTATCCAGCAGGCCCATCGGTTACGAGGGGCCGTCCGTGACAGGAATACGCTCGTCCGGCTATGGAATATGAGACGCATCCTTTTGCCGATGTTGGCGGGCGCCGTCCGGAAAGCGGAACGTTCGGCGTTTGCGATGGAAGCGAGAGGATTTACGGGAGAGCGGCGCTTGGCGTTTTATCATGTCGTTGGCATCGGGAGAACAGATGTTGTGATGAGTGCGCTATTTATCCTAAATATACTCATCGGTTGCACAGTGATTTATTGGTTATAG
- a CDS encoding ABC transporter ATP-binding protein — protein MPEVIMFESVGFRYPDEPSWVVEDLSFSIQAGERVVITGPSGCGKSTILYLINRLYPENCDGEVKGKVTIFGKEANAYASGEVNHRVATVFQDPDSQFCMRTVEEELAFTLENMRTPRSEMDGKMTEVLRLTNLTKFRHAVIQQLSGGEKQRIALACALIMEPDILLLDEPLSHLDPLAAQAFVRLLDRLQQEHGFTVVAIEHRLDLWERFFNRELVLVEQPDARGITNRTPTKRNECALRVEELRTASFLHKTSFVLQKGEVAVLAGQNGSGKSTMLKALAGLIPAKGTVAPKAVGYVPQSPEFLFVTKSVKEEIAYGGGEKVDEVMKALQLGNVADSHPFAVSHGQKRRVAIAAMLSDGRDVILMDEPTSGQDAVSLRELSRLIDERARGGTAFLIVTHDMEFAHAIADRVLLMKDGKLTGAYHANEVWSNPELLAAHRLMVPKGVAVHEASFA, from the coding sequence GTGCCTGAAGTCATTATGTTCGAATCGGTGGGGTTCCGTTATCCGGATGAACCGTCATGGGTAGTGGAAGACCTATCGTTTTCCATCCAGGCTGGGGAGCGGGTCGTCATTACGGGACCGAGCGGGTGTGGCAAATCAACCATCCTATACTTAATCAATCGGCTCTACCCTGAAAATTGTGATGGCGAGGTAAAAGGCAAGGTAACGATCTTTGGCAAAGAGGCGAATGCCTATGCATCTGGCGAGGTGAATCACCGTGTGGCAACCGTCTTTCAAGACCCGGATTCGCAATTTTGCATGCGCACCGTCGAAGAGGAACTGGCATTTACGCTTGAAAATATGCGAACCCCCCGCTCAGAAATGGATGGGAAAATGACAGAAGTATTGCGATTGACCAATCTAACTAAGTTTCGGCATGCAGTAATCCAGCAATTGTCGGGTGGAGAAAAGCAACGCATTGCTCTCGCTTGCGCTTTGATTATGGAACCTGACATTCTGTTACTGGATGAACCACTTTCCCATTTGGACCCGCTCGCTGCCCAGGCTTTTGTTCGCTTGCTCGATCGATTGCAGCAAGAACATGGGTTTACTGTCGTGGCGATTGAGCATCGCTTGGATTTATGGGAGCGTTTTTTTAATCGGGAGCTTGTCCTAGTGGAACAACCTGATGCAAGGGGCATAACGAATCGAACCCCTACGAAACGGAATGAATGCGCTTTGCGTGTGGAGGAATTGCGTACGGCTTCCTTTCTACATAAAACTTCATTTGTGCTTCAAAAGGGAGAAGTGGCAGTGTTGGCAGGACAGAATGGGAGCGGGAAATCAACGATGCTGAAAGCACTGGCTGGTTTGATTCCAGCCAAAGGAACGGTCGCCCCGAAGGCTGTAGGATACGTTCCGCAATCTCCCGAATTCCTCTTTGTTACAAAATCAGTGAAGGAGGAGATTGCGTACGGTGGGGGAGAGAAGGTTGATGAAGTAATGAAGGCATTGCAGCTGGGGAATGTGGCTGATTCTCATCCGTTTGCTGTGAGCCACGGACAGAAGCGACGTGTCGCCATCGCTGCAATGCTGAGCGATGGACGCGATGTCATTTTGATGGATGAACCGACATCCGGCCAAGATGCGGTTTCCTTACGCGAGCTGTCCCGTTTGATTGACGAACGGGCAAGAGGTGGCACGGCATTTTTGATAGTCACTCATGATATGGAGTTTGCCCACGCCATTGCGGATCGTGTTCTATTAATGAAAGATGGGAAATTAACAGGGGCGTATCATGCGAACGAGGTCTGGAGTAATCCGGAATTGTTGGCAGCTCATCGCTTGATGGTGCCGAAGGGAGTGGCGGTGCATGAAGCAAGCTTTGCATAA
- a CDS encoding ECF transporter S component, whose translation MLAKWKLKEVVLMALFSVVFGIVYLLFLHVGNIWAGFIGPIAYEWIFGIWFIVSIICMYIIRKPGAAVISETIAAAIEVLLGNAVGPRLILSGLIQGLGAEAAFAATGYKRFTLPVLMLAGVGSSLFSFAYGYLLGGFSVFHPGYVLLMLGIRIASGALIAGVGGKFVVDGLLATGSLRGYPIARAVKGDPRA comes from the coding sequence ATGCTCGCTAAGTGGAAATTGAAAGAAGTGGTCCTGATGGCATTGTTTTCTGTCGTGTTCGGCATCGTCTACTTACTGTTCTTGCATGTCGGCAATATTTGGGCCGGCTTTATCGGACCGATTGCGTATGAATGGATTTTTGGCATCTGGTTCATCGTTTCAATCATTTGTATGTATATTATTCGAAAACCCGGAGCTGCTGTCATTTCAGAGACTATTGCGGCGGCAATCGAGGTACTCCTCGGAAATGCAGTCGGCCCGCGTTTAATACTATCGGGGCTCATTCAAGGACTGGGTGCAGAAGCGGCATTTGCCGCGACTGGCTATAAACGTTTTACCTTGCCTGTTCTGATGCTTGCAGGAGTTGGTTCCTCTCTATTCAGTTTCGCCTACGGCTATTTGCTGGGCGGATTTTCGGTCTTCCATCCAGGCTATGTTTTACTAATGCTCGGCATTCGGATTGCGAGTGGCGCGCTCATTGCCGGAGTCGGCGGGAAGTTCGTTGTGGATGGATTGCTGGCGACCGGTTCGCTTCGAGGTTATCCGATTGCTCGGGCTGTAAAAGGTGATCCTCGTGCCTGA
- a CDS encoding YkoF family thiamine/hydroxymethylpyrimidine-binding protein gives MHCGTSPIVGFRFSLYPMADDFVSIIKGALEGTDTSAVWVHTDDVSTVIRGKQAHVFNVAKALTLHAAKSGKHIALSGTFSAGCPGDSAGDVFLEVGDELLNTDDTKQYVSSQFALYPMNNPAYMDIIYREVDRAKEQGVFNESMHYASGIHGDIHDVFAFYEEAFTNARSEQHRHLVMTVSMSINSPSHEGGR, from the coding sequence ATGCATTGTGGTACGAGTCCAATTGTCGGATTTCGGTTTTCGCTCTATCCGATGGCAGATGATTTTGTTTCAATTATTAAGGGGGCGCTGGAGGGGACGGATACTTCGGCTGTATGGGTGCATACGGATGATGTATCCACAGTCATCCGCGGCAAGCAGGCGCATGTCTTCAACGTAGCCAAGGCACTCACGCTTCACGCAGCAAAGAGCGGGAAGCACATCGCGCTATCGGGTACGTTTTCCGCGGGATGTCCGGGAGATAGTGCGGGGGATGTTTTTTTAGAGGTTGGCGATGAGTTGTTGAACACGGATGATACGAAACAGTATGTGTCCTCGCAATTTGCCCTGTATCCGATGAATAACCCAGCCTATATGGACATCATTTACCGGGAAGTGGACCGGGCCAAGGAACAAGGTGTTTTCAATGAGTCGATGCATTACGCAAGCGGCATTCACGGCGATATTCATGACGTATTTGCGTTTTACGAAGAAGCCTTTACAAATGCGCGTTCCGAGCAGCACCGCCATCTTGTCATGACAGTATCCATGAGCATCAATAGCCCTTCTCATGAAGGAGGGCGCTAA
- a CDS encoding DUF2935 domain-containing protein yields the protein MQYYYGNQMPLRVLDEAEFWKQQEAEHTEVIREALSGLEPEYVQALKEWEQALTKTHQQVVSYVETVNRGGYVFEELQQQVTELVKYCLEESLQFIELCREIAVNSAAAKDNPFAKTLLNHIIRESEYFVGIARIVLYGNPPA from the coding sequence ATGCAGTATTATTATGGAAATCAAATGCCTTTGCGTGTGCTGGATGAGGCGGAGTTTTGGAAACAGCAGGAGGCGGAGCATACAGAAGTGATCCGTGAAGCGCTGAGCGGACTGGAGCCTGAGTATGTGCAAGCGCTGAAAGAATGGGAACAGGCATTAACTAAAACCCATCAGCAAGTCGTGAGCTATGTAGAAACAGTCAATCGAGGCGGCTATGTATTTGAAGAACTTCAACAGCAAGTGACCGAGCTGGTGAAGTACTGTCTGGAAGAGAGTTTACAATTTATTGAACTCTGTCGGGAAATTGCAGTGAACAGTGCAGCTGCAAAAGATAATCCATTCGCCAAAACACTCCTTAATCATATCATCCGCGAATCCGAATATTTTGTGGGAATTGCCCGCATAGTTCTTTATGGAAATCCTCCAGCTTAA
- a CDS encoding arsenic transporter has product MSFQIVITGWVFLMTMLVIFWRPKDVNEAWPATVGAVIILSTGIVSYTDILDIFSKIGGASITIIATIVMAVTLESFGFFHWAAAKLAKLSRGSGYRLYWYIQLLCFLMTLLFNNDGSILITTPILILLLRNLRLKLHQQVPYLLSGALIATASSAPIGVSNIVNLIALNIVEMSLWQHTALMFVPATAGLLFMSCLMFVVIKKKIPTELPKSFFDIEESFFTKKFHPLKTKTPIKTTQKRTKFMLKILLFVLVIRSLLFVASYVQIPIEAVAVFGSAVLLLWRWYYLRINPSDILKKTPWHILIFAFSMYVIIYGMHNVGLTSMLVNFCRPIVEQGLFQASLVMGVLVSFLSNLFNNHPALMIGTITLTEMGLDPITLKTIYLANIIGSDMGSLLLPIGTLASLIWMHLLRKSKIKVTWRDYLSVSIIVIPITTIVTLTLLYLWVQLVFM; this is encoded by the coding sequence ATGAGCTTTCAAATAGTAATCACCGGTTGGGTGTTTCTAATGACAATGCTGGTAATATTTTGGAGGCCCAAAGACGTGAATGAAGCTTGGCCAGCCACGGTTGGTGCCGTCATCATCTTATCAACTGGAATTGTATCCTATACAGATATCCTTGATATATTCAGTAAAATAGGTGGAGCCTCTATTACAATTATAGCCACTATCGTTATGGCGGTGACTCTCGAAAGTTTTGGCTTCTTTCACTGGGCTGCGGCAAAACTGGCAAAACTGTCGAGGGGATCAGGGTATCGATTATATTGGTATATCCAATTGCTTTGTTTTTTGATGACCTTATTATTTAACAATGATGGCAGCATTCTAATTACGACACCGATATTAATATTACTCTTAAGAAATCTGAGACTAAAACTTCATCAACAAGTTCCATATCTATTAAGCGGTGCGCTTATTGCAACTGCGTCAAGTGCACCGATTGGTGTCAGTAATATTGTAAATTTAATTGCGTTAAATATTGTTGAAATGTCGTTATGGCAGCATACCGCTTTAATGTTTGTACCAGCGACGGCGGGATTGTTATTTATGTCTTGTTTAATGTTTGTTGTCATTAAGAAAAAAATTCCAACTGAATTACCCAAGTCATTTTTCGATATTGAAGAATCCTTTTTCACAAAAAAATTTCACCCATTGAAAACGAAAACGCCTATTAAAACAACTCAAAAACGGACAAAGTTCATGTTGAAAATTTTGCTGTTTGTTCTCGTAATAAGAAGCCTGCTTTTCGTCGCATCCTATGTGCAAATTCCAATTGAAGCTGTTGCTGTTTTTGGATCTGCGGTACTTCTGTTATGGAGATGGTATTATCTTCGCATTAATCCAAGCGATATCTTGAAAAAGACACCTTGGCATATTTTAATTTTTGCTTTTTCAATGTATGTGATCATTTATGGGATGCATAATGTAGGGCTTACATCCATGCTTGTGAATTTTTGTAGACCAATAGTGGAACAAGGTTTATTTCAAGCAAGTCTCGTCATGGGTGTTTTAGTTTCGTTTCTATCCAATCTATTCAACAACCATCCAGCTTTAATGATAGGGACAATTACATTAACCGAGATGGGATTGGATCCAATCACATTAAAAACCATTTATTTGGCGAATATTATTGGAAGTGATATGGGCTCACTGCTATTGCCTATTGGAACGTTGGCCTCCTTAATTTGGATGCATCTTTTACGTAAGAGTAAAATTAAAGTAACGTGGAGAGATTATTTAAGCGTCTCAATAATTGTGATCCCAATTACAACCATCGTGACATTGACATTGTTATATCTGTGGGTACAGCTTGTATTTATGTAA
- a CDS encoding DUF2642 domain-containing protein: MINRIDTISNVIVTIEVSGRKQLTGTVIEVGKDLVVLCNGIDFIYIPLAHIQNSRIDDSVENVIEVPTDPKNVVVPEDGEDFTLLNVLQQSLGKGIEIYVTGRHSLFGYITEILDDYFVFWSPLHKNIYVKLSHLKWLIPYPPTHKFYGMVDETSLLQVKKENNSRTFEEKVQELKNRVVMINGGESKKQIGKLNDVTDQFVEIQTAKMRSEYLNIEHIKTIYQAY, from the coding sequence GTGATTAATCGAATTGATACGATCAGTAATGTAATTGTTACTATTGAAGTATCTGGGAGAAAACAATTAACAGGTACGGTCATTGAAGTAGGGAAGGACCTAGTAGTCCTATGTAACGGTATTGACTTTATATATATCCCATTAGCTCACATTCAAAATAGTAGAATTGATGATAGTGTGGAAAATGTGATTGAGGTGCCAACTGATCCCAAAAATGTAGTCGTCCCAGAAGATGGCGAAGACTTCACATTGCTGAATGTTTTACAACAGTCTTTAGGTAAAGGTATTGAAATCTATGTGACAGGTAGGCATTCGCTTTTTGGGTATATAACCGAAATCTTAGATGATTATTTTGTTTTTTGGTCACCCCTTCATAAAAACATCTATGTTAAGTTGAGCCATCTTAAGTGGCTGATTCCCTATCCTCCAACCCATAAGTTTTATGGGATGGTAGACGAAACGAGCTTGTTGCAAGTGAAAAAAGAAAATAACTCGCGAACTTTTGAAGAAAAGGTTCAGGAACTGAAAAATAGGGTTGTCATGATTAATGGCGGAGAAAGTAAGAAACAAATAGGGAAGCTTAACGATGTTACGGATCAGTTTGTCGAAATACAAACAGCGAAAATGCGATCTGAATATCTGAACATTGAACATATAAAAACAATTTATCAAGCGTATTGA
- a CDS encoding DUF2642 domain-containing protein, giving the protein MNKQNLEKALGGFRGLKIGLFLKDAQFIEGNLLDIKPDHLIVEVSQNVFYFALNQIHAISKNAKDFRISLDSTAHLSRSNLHELLKELKYNWVTINSLSRQTFFGMLSKIADDHILLINNEEQLYIQKAFITNIYKGEYQLSEDNQTVDSQDGISKEIETPEDSESNGSNLPSSLKIYDFSNEGDVSLEADVGDVSANSEALSTEEMSVPSADLLEESTPEPEQDEFTEQQVGVETNTNDVVHSIQEMETQLRKLLNEVITSNKSSAENDEPIEQTQVETNKGSLEISEQPTDIQEERINEYTDNSLDSQIILENASIVDHRHPVYEDKEDEELSLIEEKMDVQKSASTEAEKGNSHYSAVENVLVSFPLVSKVGNIGIPTLSPFNNHELFEETRESSSTVSSGDMERLHHEDFEEADFVLSEPRYSPSFKRKLEDSVHAAPDTNRDQTTVQSDLEESSSYQDNEFDRFQPVYDEMFEHHFNRIREKSVKIVDKTLIKKAVDNDQPPDLIVQANNEETLESQYYALMKQAERMYLQVRANRRNE; this is encoded by the coding sequence GTGAACAAGCAAAACCTTGAGAAGGCATTGGGGGGATTTAGAGGTTTAAAAATTGGGTTGTTTCTAAAAGATGCTCAATTTATTGAAGGAAACTTGCTGGATATCAAGCCAGACCATCTCATTGTTGAGGTATCGCAGAATGTTTTTTATTTCGCACTTAATCAAATCCATGCAATTTCTAAGAATGCCAAAGATTTTCGTATTTCTTTAGACAGTACAGCTCATCTAAGTAGGTCTAATCTACATGAACTATTAAAAGAACTGAAATACAATTGGGTTACCATTAATAGTTTGAGTAGACAAACGTTTTTTGGAATGCTTAGTAAAATTGCAGATGATCACATACTGCTGATAAATAATGAGGAACAGCTGTATATACAGAAAGCATTCATCACGAATATTTATAAAGGCGAATATCAGCTTTCTGAGGATAACCAGACTGTGGATTCTCAAGATGGGATATCGAAAGAGATTGAAACACCGGAGGACTCGGAAAGTAATGGGAGTAATTTGCCTTCCAGCTTGAAAATATATGATTTTTCAAATGAAGGAGATGTTTCTTTAGAAGCTGACGTGGGGGATGTTTCAGCAAATAGCGAAGCATTATCCACTGAAGAGATGAGTGTACCATCAGCCGATCTACTTGAAGAAAGCACGCCTGAGCCTGAACAAGATGAATTCACTGAGCAGCAGGTAGGGGTAGAAACAAATACAAATGACGTTGTCCATTCCATTCAGGAGATGGAGACTCAATTAAGGAAATTGCTAAACGAAGTAATTACTTCAAATAAGTCGTCAGCAGAAAATGACGAACCTATCGAGCAAACCCAGGTGGAAACAAACAAAGGAAGTTTGGAGATAAGTGAGCAACCAACAGACATACAAGAAGAAAGAATTAACGAGTATACGGACAATAGTTTAGATTCTCAGATAATACTTGAGAATGCTTCCATTGTCGATCATAGGCATCCTGTCTACGAAGATAAGGAGGATGAAGAACTATCTTTAATTGAAGAAAAGATGGATGTACAAAAGTCTGCCTCTACAGAAGCAGAAAAGGGGAATAGTCACTATTCTGCAGTTGAGAATGTATTAGTTTCCTTTCCTTTAGTATCAAAGGTAGGAAATATTGGGATACCAACTCTTTCACCTTTCAATAACCACGAATTATTTGAAGAAACTAGAGAATCCAGCTCTACAGTCTCCTCAGGTGATATGGAACGACTCCATCATGAAGATTTCGAGGAAGCGGATTTTGTGCTGTCGGAACCACGATATAGTCCTTCTTTTAAAAGAAAGCTGGAAGATTCAGTACATGCCGCTCCCGATACGAATCGTGATCAAACTACAGTTCAGAGCGATCTTGAGGAGAGTTCCTCTTATCAAGATAATGAATTTGACAGGTTTCAACCTGTCTATGACGAAATGTTTGAACATCATTTCAACCGAATAAGGGAAAAAAGCGTTAAGATCGTCGACAAGACACTCATAAAGAAAGCTGTGGATAATGATCAACCGCCAGACTTGATAGTTCAAGCGAATAATGAAGAAACGTTAGAGAGTCAATACTATGCGCTAATGAAGCAAGCTGAAAGGATGTACCTTCAAGTTAGAGCAAACCGGCGTAATGAATAG
- a CDS encoding histone H1-like repetitive region-containing protein, producing the protein MRRHVTKRLVIKQPVTKRLAIKQPVIKQLVIKQPVIKQPVIKQPVIKQPVIKQLVIKQPVIKQLVIKQPVINQPVINRLAIKQLVIKQLVIKRPVTKQPVIKQLVIKQPVIKQPVIKQPVINQPVTKRLARILVIQTLKKEANVKDVVQNNHANHFRYL; encoded by the coding sequence ATGAGACGTCATGTCACCAAACGACTGGTCATAAAACAACCGGTCACCAAACGACTGGCCATAAAACAACCGGTCATAAAACAACTGGTCATCAAACAACCGGTCATCAAACAACCGGTCATAAAACAACCGGTCATCAAACAACCGGTCATCAAACAACTGGTCATAAAACAACCGGTCATAAAACAACTGGTCATAAAACAACCGGTCATAAACCAACCGGTCATAAATCGACTGGCCATAAAACAACTGGTCATAAAACAACTGGTCATAAAACGACCGGTCACCAAACAACCGGTCATCAAACAACTGGTCATAAAACAACCGGTCATAAAACAACCGGTCATAAAACAACCGGTCATAAACCAACCGGTCACCAAACGACTGGCAAGAATCCTTGTCATTCAGACTCTAAAAAAAGAGGCGAACGTAAAAGACGTCGTACAAAATAATCATGCTAATCACTTCCGCTATTTATAA